Proteins found in one Planctomycetes bacterium MalM25 genomic segment:
- the bepE gene encoding Efflux pump membrane transporter BepE, which produces MSFAHFFIDRPIFASVLSIVVVIIGTISYFVLPVAQYPEIALPTVVVTANYSGATPETIAETVATPLEQEINGVEGMLYMQSQSTPDGTMKLTITFKLGTDVDQAQVLVQNRVSIALPRLPQEVQQVGVTTKKSSPEILMVVHLTSPDASRDQLYIANYAYLQIRDVLSRLEGVGDLTIFGAAEYSMRVWLDVEKISSLDLTAGDVVNALREQNVQVAAGKIGEPPLENPTDFQLMISAQGRLKTPQEFGDIVVKRGDDGRLTRVRDVARVELGAKDYSVTSYLDGENAIAVLLYQRPGTNSVATSAEIIETMDRLKENFPPGLDYTIAYNPTQFVKQSIDEVFVTLLQSAGLVVLTVFIFLQRWQATLIPVVAIPISLVGTFIVMNALGFSLNNLSLFGLVLAIGIVVDDAIVVVESVERLIANGLRPKEATKQAMTEVGSALIATTLVLVAVFVPTSFMSGISGQFYQQFAITIAAATVFSTFVSLTLTPALCGLLLEPGDAKPGPISRFMNLAFGWFFRPFNAAFDWLSGLYAGSIRRIVRLGFIMLLFYGGMLYATRMSFDIVPTGFIPEQDQGYLLLTAQLPDSASLARTDDVVKQMNEIVMGTPGVSHSVALGGFSGATMVQAPNAATCFATLTDAKERARQGRTVDVLVKELREKFQEIQEAQTVVLMPPSVPGIGSGGGPKMYVQDVGGRGYDALGQATMEMVGEANRQRGPQSGLAGAFSFYRPATPQLYADIDRVRTQQLDVPLSNVFETLQIYLGSLYVNDFNYLGRTYRVTAQAEEKYRNEPDDVLRLRTRSASGAIVPLGTLVQMKQRVGADRIIRYNLYPAAELQAGTFPGASTGQAINSLEQIAGEALPLGFSFEWTDLAYQETHQDEQGGIPTLLIFPLCIVFVFLTLSAQYESWLLPLAVILIVPLCLLFAMTGVFLRGLDNNVLTQIGFVVLIALACKNAILIVEYAKTLEDEGRSRYEAAVEACRLRLRAILMTALSFVLGVLPLLFATGAGSEMRRALGTAVFAGMLGVTTMGLFLTPVFYVLLRWFVARRQAKQEEAA; this is translated from the coding sequence ATGAGCTTCGCTCACTTCTTCATCGATCGACCGATCTTCGCGTCGGTGCTGTCGATCGTGGTCGTCATCATCGGCACGATCAGCTACTTCGTGCTGCCGGTCGCGCAGTACCCGGAGATCGCGCTGCCGACGGTCGTGGTGACCGCGAACTACTCCGGCGCGACGCCCGAGACCATCGCCGAGACGGTCGCCACGCCGCTCGAGCAAGAGATCAACGGCGTCGAGGGGATGCTCTACATGCAGTCCCAATCGACGCCCGACGGCACGATGAAGCTGACGATCACGTTCAAGCTCGGGACGGACGTCGATCAGGCGCAGGTCCTCGTGCAGAACCGGGTGTCGATCGCGCTGCCCCGGTTGCCGCAAGAGGTGCAGCAGGTCGGTGTGACGACCAAGAAGTCGTCGCCCGAGATCCTGATGGTGGTCCACCTGACCTCCCCCGACGCGAGCCGCGATCAGCTGTACATCGCCAACTACGCGTACCTGCAGATCCGGGACGTGCTCTCCCGCCTGGAGGGCGTCGGCGACCTGACGATCTTCGGAGCCGCCGAGTACAGCATGCGGGTCTGGCTCGACGTCGAGAAGATCTCCTCCCTCGACCTCACGGCGGGCGACGTGGTTAACGCGCTGCGTGAGCAGAACGTCCAAGTCGCCGCGGGTAAGATCGGCGAGCCTCCCCTGGAGAACCCGACCGATTTCCAGCTGATGATCTCCGCGCAGGGTCGGCTCAAGACGCCCCAAGAGTTTGGTGACATCGTCGTGAAGCGTGGCGACGACGGTCGGTTGACCCGGGTGCGCGACGTGGCACGGGTGGAGCTCGGCGCCAAGGATTACAGCGTCACCAGTTACCTGGATGGCGAGAACGCGATCGCGGTGTTGCTCTACCAGCGCCCGGGGACGAACAGCGTCGCCACCTCGGCCGAGATCATCGAGACGATGGATCGGCTGAAGGAGAACTTCCCTCCCGGGCTCGATTATACGATCGCGTACAACCCGACGCAGTTCGTCAAGCAATCGATCGATGAAGTGTTTGTCACGCTTCTTCAATCGGCTGGGCTGGTGGTCCTGACGGTCTTCATCTTCCTGCAGCGTTGGCAGGCGACGCTGATCCCGGTTGTCGCGATCCCGATCTCACTGGTCGGCACGTTCATCGTGATGAACGCGCTCGGGTTCAGCCTGAACAACCTTTCCCTGTTCGGCCTCGTGCTGGCGATCGGCATCGTTGTTGATGACGCGATCGTTGTCGTTGAGAGCGTCGAGCGGCTGATCGCGAACGGCCTCCGCCCCAAGGAAGCGACCAAGCAGGCGATGACCGAGGTCGGCTCGGCGCTCATCGCGACGACGCTTGTGCTGGTCGCCGTGTTCGTGCCCACGTCGTTCATGTCGGGCATCAGCGGGCAGTTCTACCAGCAGTTCGCGATCACGATCGCGGCGGCAACCGTGTTCAGCACGTTCGTTTCGCTCACTCTCACCCCGGCGCTGTGCGGCCTGCTGCTCGAGCCTGGCGACGCCAAGCCGGGGCCGATCTCCCGGTTCATGAACCTCGCGTTCGGTTGGTTCTTCCGTCCGTTCAACGCGGCGTTCGATTGGCTCAGCGGTCTCTACGCCGGCTCCATCCGCCGCATCGTGCGGCTGGGATTCATCATGCTCCTGTTTTACGGTGGAATGCTCTACGCCACACGCATGAGCTTTGACATCGTGCCGACCGGGTTCATCCCGGAGCAGGACCAGGGCTACCTGCTGCTCACGGCGCAGTTGCCGGACAGCGCTTCGCTCGCTCGGACCGACGACGTGGTCAAGCAGATGAACGAGATCGTGATGGGCACGCCGGGCGTGTCCCACTCGGTCGCGCTCGGCGGGTTCTCGGGCGCCACGATGGTGCAGGCCCCCAACGCGGCCACCTGCTTCGCCACGCTCACCGACGCGAAAGAGCGCGCCAGGCAGGGCCGCACCGTGGACGTCCTCGTGAAGGAGCTGCGAGAGAAGTTCCAGGAGATCCAGGAAGCGCAGACCGTCGTGCTCATGCCGCCGAGCGTGCCCGGGATCGGCTCGGGCGGCGGCCCCAAGATGTACGTGCAAGACGTCGGTGGCCGCGGCTACGACGCGCTCGGCCAGGCGACCATGGAGATGGTCGGCGAGGCGAACCGGCAACGCGGCCCGCAGTCCGGCTTGGCGGGGGCTTTCTCGTTCTACCGCCCCGCGACGCCGCAGCTCTACGCCGACATCGATCGGGTGCGCACGCAGCAGCTCGACGTGCCGCTCTCGAATGTCTTCGAGACGTTGCAGATCTACCTGGGGTCGCTCTACGTGAACGACTTCAACTACCTCGGCCGCACCTACCGTGTCACCGCGCAGGCCGAAGAGAAGTACCGGAACGAGCCCGACGACGTGCTCCGTCTGAGGACCCGCAGCGCAAGCGGCGCGATCGTGCCCCTCGGCACGCTGGTGCAGATGAAGCAGCGCGTCGGCGCCGACCGCATCATCCGCTACAACCTCTACCCCGCCGCCGAGCTCCAGGCGGGCACGTTCCCCGGCGCGAGCACCGGGCAGGCGATCAACTCCCTGGAACAGATCGCCGGCGAGGCCTTGCCCCTCGGGTTCTCTTTTGAGTGGACTGACCTGGCCTACCAAGAGACCCACCAAGACGAGCAGGGCGGCATCCCGACGCTGCTGATTTTCCCGCTGTGCATCGTCTTCGTGTTCCTGACTCTCAGCGCCCAGTACGAGAGCTGGCTCTTGCCGCTGGCGGTCATCCTGATCGTGCCGCTCTGCCTGCTCTTCGCGATGACGGGCGTCTTCTTGCGTGGGCTGGACAACAACGTCCTCACACAAATCGGTTTCGTCGTGCTGATCGCACTGGCGTGCAAGAACGCAATCCTCATCGTCGAGTACGCCAAGACGCTCGAGGATGAGGGCCGCAGCCGATACGAAGCCGCCGTCGAGGCGTGCCGCCTCCGCTTGCGGGCGATCCTGATGACGGCCCTGTCCTTCGTGCTTGGTGTCTTGCCCCTGCTGTTCGCTACCGGCGCCGGCTCGGAGATGCGCCGCGCGCTCGGCACGGCGGTCTTCGCCGGCATGCTGGGCGTGACGACGATGGGCCTCTTCCTGACGCCCGTGTTCTACGTGCTGCTCCGTTGGTTCGTCGCCCGAAGGCAAGCCAAGCAGGAGGAGGCGGCTTAG
- a CDS encoding Transposase DDE domain protein, producing MKRSVLTDARGVPLGVAVSGANTHDIRLLKATLDSVPIPRPQPTRHRHQHVCLDKGYDSQDVRKFLERRHYRPHVKSRGQEASQRKKNKRFKARRWVVERTHSWINRFRRLLVRWEKKSNNYLAMLQFAFAYNTLSTTEVLG from the coding sequence GTGAAGCGTTCGGTGCTCACCGACGCCCGCGGCGTCCCCTTGGGCGTCGCGGTGAGCGGGGCCAACACGCACGACATCCGGCTCCTCAAGGCGACACTCGACAGCGTCCCAATCCCTCGACCACAGCCGACTCGTCATCGGCATCAGCACGTCTGCCTCGACAAGGGGTACGACTCGCAAGACGTCCGCAAGTTCTTGGAGCGGCGTCACTACCGGCCGCACGTCAAATCGCGTGGCCAGGAAGCCTCGCAGCGGAAGAAGAACAAACGGTTCAAGGCGAGGCGGTGGGTCGTCGAGCGGACCCACTCCTGGATCAATCGCTTCCGCCGGCTCCTCGTCCGATGGGAAAAGAAGTCCAACAACTACCTCGCCATGCTCCAATTCGCCTTCGCCTACAACACCCTCAGCACCACAGAAGTTCTGGGATAG
- the betC_3 gene encoding Choline-sulfatase, which yields MQRAIELVSIAATLVTSAAIAEQPNVVLILLDDVSHYSVSTYGAEEISCDSPVEPFENVAFSTPRMDSLAREGARCDWAYTYPLCEPSRVALMTGKNNRRNYLYPKSQHASDITFSDLFKRAGYETCIVGKWKQTRGTEGTPAEEYISEFCWDEFFCFDVTNKVGRRMIEPYFILNGDTKDYRGIDPETGRRWYGPQLINRYALDFIERKKAQPFFLYYSMLLMHSERTPTPDTKPASVYDTHDVGNSRRGDDARFYPDMLHYADKMIGNILDKLEEAGVADNTIVVLMGDNGTRPEYFFAYPDGAVRQAYKGKHIEGGLHVPLLIRAPGKIPAKTTYDELVYVTDILPMLCEAAGLEIPNRNHLDGVSFWPQLTGRSKQAPRDAITTWSLNANDDGEHSIVLEYAFDKRFKRYAPDAMYPDGRFFEWAEDLLEESGAPVKKRIPRRTNRYRYAGLDLNGLSSDQQEAYERLGALLEAKRYVPVESLEIITSDDPLRAGSTRALRCEIAPPGATRNSLIWESSDPEVASIDKFGVLHAHQSGDVTVTVYSWDDAEPRANGQSPEYLRVGLNSSVDIAIVE from the coding sequence ATGCAGAGAGCAATTGAACTTGTCTCTATCGCTGCCACGCTTGTCACGTCAGCGGCGATCGCCGAGCAGCCCAATGTCGTGCTCATCTTGCTGGATGATGTAAGCCATTATTCCGTCTCGACCTACGGAGCCGAGGAGATTAGCTGCGACTCCCCGGTAGAGCCTTTTGAGAACGTAGCTTTCTCGACACCTCGTATGGACAGCCTCGCAAGAGAAGGAGCCCGCTGCGACTGGGCGTACACTTACCCGCTGTGCGAACCGTCGCGCGTGGCCCTCATGACCGGGAAGAACAACCGACGCAACTACTTGTACCCCAAATCGCAGCATGCGTCTGACATCACGTTCAGCGACTTGTTTAAGCGGGCTGGCTACGAGACCTGCATCGTCGGCAAGTGGAAGCAAACCCGAGGAACTGAAGGCACACCTGCGGAGGAGTACATTTCCGAGTTCTGCTGGGACGAGTTCTTCTGCTTCGATGTGACCAACAAAGTCGGCCGGCGTATGATCGAGCCGTACTTTATTCTCAACGGAGACACCAAAGACTATCGCGGCATCGACCCAGAGACCGGTCGCCGCTGGTATGGCCCCCAGCTAATAAACCGCTACGCGCTTGACTTTATTGAGCGCAAGAAGGCGCAGCCGTTCTTTCTCTATTACTCGATGCTCCTGATGCATAGTGAGCGCACGCCGACTCCGGACACTAAGCCTGCGTCTGTCTATGACACCCATGACGTGGGCAACAGCCGGAGAGGAGATGACGCGAGATTCTACCCGGACATGTTGCACTACGCCGACAAGATGATCGGCAACATCCTTGACAAGCTTGAGGAAGCTGGCGTAGCAGATAACACCATCGTGGTGCTTATGGGCGACAACGGAACGCGTCCTGAGTATTTCTTCGCTTACCCGGACGGAGCCGTTAGGCAGGCGTACAAAGGCAAGCACATTGAGGGCGGTCTTCACGTGCCCCTGTTAATTCGCGCCCCCGGGAAGATCCCAGCGAAGACAACCTACGATGAGCTCGTCTACGTGACCGATATTCTTCCGATGCTCTGCGAGGCAGCGGGCCTCGAAATCCCGAACAGGAACCATCTCGATGGCGTAAGCTTCTGGCCGCAGTTGACAGGTAGATCGAAACAGGCGCCACGAGACGCTATAACGACGTGGAGCCTCAACGCGAATGATGATGGTGAGCATTCAATTGTTCTCGAGTATGCCTTCGACAAGCGATTCAAACGCTATGCTCCAGACGCGATGTATCCGGACGGTCGTTTTTTCGAGTGGGCGGAAGACTTGCTAGAGGAGTCCGGTGCGCCGGTGAAGAAGCGGATCCCGAGACGAACGAATCGCTATCGATACGCCGGGCTCGACTTGAACGGGCTGTCTTCAGATCAGCAGGAAGCCTACGAACGCTTAGGGGCCTTACTCGAGGCCAAGAGGTATGTCCCAGTTGAGAGTTTGGAGATCATTACGAGTGATGACCCGTTGCGTGCCGGCAGCACTCGAGCACTGAGGTGCGAGATTGCGCCACCAGGAGCGACCCGCAACAGTCTGATTTGGGAGTCAAGCGATCCTGAGGTTGCGTCAATAGACAAGTTCGGGGTGCTGCATGCACACCAGTCGGGTGACGTTACCGTGACCGTCTACTCCTGGGATGACGCGGAGCCACGGGCCAACGGTCAGTCGCCAGAGTACCTGAGGGTCGGACTAAACAGCTCTGTCGATATCGCCATCGTAGAGTGA
- a CDS encoding Arylsulfatase → MKAHARILAAAAIAVLAVVVAEAAAAKPNVVILFADDISPRELPIYGSTVWSKPKGGDTSDPRFRARTPVIDRLASDGCYITNAWGATVCMPSRAMMMTGRFATQTKWWHNRDLGRVQTVRGKRTWYLFESSPIGMGQVATMGGYASVWAGKTQMQVRGEAFQRFGFSEGMIGTGEELEIRRHEYGFRTSVVSVGGERKVKNLDSGRIAPGYPMPRRSYGFNPHLVVVNEKGQKVGLEWWPNTPEAQASFSVNTYGPDVETDYCLDFMERQHRAGKPFLVYHATFLGHGDFDWLNPNSGSKWPGTPVIEWDGESYHRTEPNITGSNGQYETNGTVTESGLHSHVNYIDYIMWRYVEKAKKLGVEDNTIFIFSADNGSYLFGKGRVDQQRGTHVPLIVHAPGMTKRGKQDVLASLTDVVPTLADIMGVAIPDNYAIDGKSLWPYLKSSATQHREWTYGYKSGTQIIRSKNLIRDGKGRWWDASELPHDHTSFKEITGWDRVSLEYRNERKKLEQHLRSKDLYDTHYNAPN, encoded by the coding sequence ATGAAAGCACACGCTCGAATTCTCGCAGCTGCCGCGATAGCAGTCCTGGCGGTCGTGGTGGCTGAAGCAGCCGCAGCCAAGCCGAACGTAGTCATCCTTTTTGCCGACGACATCAGTCCACGAGAGCTTCCAATCTACGGCAGCACCGTCTGGAGCAAACCGAAGGGCGGGGACACCTCCGATCCTCGATTTCGTGCAAGGACGCCGGTAATAGACCGCTTGGCTAGCGACGGCTGCTACATCACCAACGCATGGGGCGCCACGGTCTGCATGCCAAGCCGTGCCATGATGATGACCGGCCGCTTCGCCACCCAAACGAAGTGGTGGCACAATCGTGATCTCGGACGAGTTCAAACCGTACGAGGCAAGCGGACGTGGTATCTGTTCGAGAGTTCGCCAATCGGCATGGGCCAAGTCGCCACCATGGGCGGCTACGCCAGCGTTTGGGCCGGGAAAACCCAGATGCAGGTGCGGGGCGAGGCGTTCCAACGATTCGGCTTCAGCGAAGGGATGATCGGAACAGGCGAAGAACTCGAGATACGACGGCATGAATACGGCTTCCGTACGTCGGTCGTTTCCGTCGGCGGCGAACGGAAAGTTAAGAATCTCGACTCAGGAAGAATCGCCCCCGGCTATCCGATGCCGCGCCGAAGTTACGGGTTCAATCCCCACCTAGTCGTTGTCAATGAGAAAGGGCAGAAAGTTGGTCTTGAGTGGTGGCCGAACACGCCGGAGGCTCAAGCCTCTTTTAGCGTCAATACCTATGGCCCGGATGTTGAGACCGACTACTGCCTCGACTTCATGGAACGCCAGCACCGCGCTGGCAAGCCCTTTCTTGTCTATCACGCTACGTTCTTAGGGCATGGCGATTTCGACTGGTTGAACCCGAACTCGGGCAGCAAGTGGCCAGGCACGCCTGTCATCGAGTGGGACGGAGAGTCGTACCATCGCACCGAACCGAATATTACGGGCAGCAACGGCCAATACGAGACAAACGGCACCGTGACCGAGAGCGGCCTTCACTCCCACGTCAACTACATCGACTACATCATGTGGCGCTATGTAGAGAAGGCGAAGAAACTGGGCGTCGAAGACAACACCATCTTCATCTTCTCGGCTGACAACGGCTCGTACTTGTTTGGCAAAGGGAGGGTCGACCAGCAACGGGGAACTCACGTCCCCTTGATCGTCCATGCGCCGGGCATGACCAAACGCGGCAAACAGGACGTCCTTGCTTCTCTGACGGATGTCGTCCCGACCCTTGCCGACATCATGGGCGTGGCGATTCCCGATAACTACGCTATCGACGGGAAAAGCCTTTGGCCGTATCTCAAGTCGTCAGCCACGCAGCACCGTGAGTGGACCTACGGCTACAAGAGTGGAACGCAAATAATCCGGAGCAAGAACCTGATTCGCGACGGCAAAGGCCGTTGGTGGGATGCGTCCGAGTTGCCCCACGACCACACAAGCTTCAAAGAGATTACGGGCTGGGATCGCGTCTCCCTGGAATACAGGAATGAGCGGAAAAAACTCGAGCAGCATCTTCGGTCGAAGGACCTCTACGATACGCATTATAATGCACCGAACTGA
- a CDS encoding Helix-turn-helix domain protein: MATNRPEVPDASRTTSALLRSPEAAERLAISPRKLWALTASGDVPCVRIGRNVRYVDAHLDDYVAAQTRGGRS, from the coding sequence ATGGCCACGAACCGACCCGAGGTGCCCGACGCCTCAAGAACGACTTCCGCGCTGCTTAGGAGCCCCGAGGCGGCCGAGCGTCTCGCCATCAGCCCCCGCAAGCTGTGGGCGCTGACCGCTAGCGGCGACGTCCCCTGCGTGCGAATCGGCCGCAACGTCCGCTACGTGGACGCCCACCTGGACGACTACGTCGCCGCCCAGACCCGAGGCGGCCGGTCATGA
- a CDS encoding hypothetical protein (Bifunctional DNA primase/polymerase, N-terminal), whose amino-acid sequence MELSTRDTAILYAFDNGYAVFPCKPGDKRPATPHGCKDATTSPKVIADLFAEGGNVGIATGPASGFFVLGIDGEEGECSLAELIERHGELPETVTTKTPRGGRHLYFDLPGDADVRNSAGKLGPKLDVRGDGGYVVAPPSRLPNGDYSWIKSPDEIEVAKAPDWLIELVTEPKREATSITDGEVPEGERNQTLASRAGSLRRVGFCAQAMEAALLVENQKICNPPLPNNEVRRIAKSVGRYAPENGVSGAPAYKPFPTETLPSPFREFVEQGAEAIGCDASYLALPLLTGAASAIGNTRRIELKKGWTEPSILWSAIVGDSGTMKSPALEAALRPVKQRQEQAWDSHVFALAECEGQKLTYEKELTAWKKSSGSGEPPVAPEEPVLPRTWADDLTVEALASLLQQQPRGLLVACDELASWFGGFDRYAQASGGDAARWLEMHGGRSIQVDRKTGEPRTIFVKRASVSVTGGIQPGVLRRALKPQHRESGLAARLLLANPPRKPKVWTEAELDADRTGAVQQVFEGLYELQGDPNGDEIVPISVSLSSAAKRVWVDFYNEHAEESAIETGDLAAAWAKLEGMAARLALVIQLVEDVQTGVSGGEVSVESMRRGIRLVEWFKHETRRAYASFREDAEERGEGAVVEKLIQKGGSMSVRDLQRCGKRWETNEAATGAFERLKQAGKGHWEVVPTGPKGGRPTRQFVLEQEGDDTTGFDDGV is encoded by the coding sequence ATGGAACTGTCAACCAGGGACACCGCGATCCTTTATGCGTTCGATAACGGCTACGCCGTCTTCCCCTGCAAGCCGGGCGACAAGCGACCCGCGACGCCGCACGGCTGCAAGGACGCCACGACTTCCCCGAAAGTGATCGCCGACTTATTTGCCGAGGGAGGCAACGTGGGGATCGCCACGGGCCCCGCATCGGGATTCTTCGTGCTCGGCATCGATGGGGAGGAGGGCGAATGCTCCCTGGCGGAGTTGATCGAGCGGCACGGTGAACTGCCGGAGACGGTGACCACCAAGACGCCCCGCGGTGGTCGGCACCTCTACTTCGATCTGCCCGGGGATGCCGACGTTCGCAACTCGGCAGGCAAACTCGGCCCCAAGCTCGACGTCCGTGGCGACGGGGGGTACGTCGTCGCCCCTCCGAGCCGGCTCCCAAACGGCGACTACAGCTGGATCAAATCCCCGGATGAGATCGAAGTGGCGAAGGCGCCCGATTGGCTGATCGAGCTAGTCACCGAGCCGAAGCGAGAGGCGACGTCGATCACGGATGGCGAGGTCCCCGAAGGGGAACGCAACCAAACGCTGGCCAGTCGGGCTGGCAGCCTGCGGCGGGTCGGGTTCTGCGCCCAAGCGATGGAGGCGGCTCTGTTGGTCGAGAACCAGAAGATCTGCAACCCACCGTTGCCCAACAACGAGGTCCGGCGGATCGCCAAGAGCGTTGGTCGGTACGCACCCGAGAACGGAGTGAGTGGGGCGCCGGCTTACAAGCCGTTCCCAACGGAGACGTTACCCAGTCCCTTCCGTGAGTTCGTCGAGCAAGGGGCCGAAGCGATCGGCTGCGACGCCAGCTACCTGGCGTTGCCACTGCTGACCGGAGCCGCCTCGGCGATCGGCAACACGCGTCGCATCGAGCTGAAGAAGGGGTGGACCGAGCCTTCGATCCTCTGGTCGGCCATCGTGGGCGACTCGGGCACGATGAAGAGCCCGGCGCTCGAGGCCGCCCTGCGTCCGGTCAAGCAGCGCCAAGAGCAAGCGTGGGACTCGCACGTCTTCGCCCTCGCGGAATGCGAGGGCCAGAAGCTGACCTACGAGAAGGAGCTGACCGCGTGGAAGAAGTCATCCGGATCGGGGGAGCCCCCCGTCGCCCCCGAGGAGCCCGTGCTGCCACGCACGTGGGCCGACGACCTGACCGTGGAGGCGTTGGCTTCTCTGCTCCAGCAGCAGCCCCGTGGGCTCCTGGTGGCGTGCGATGAGCTGGCGAGCTGGTTCGGCGGGTTCGACCGGTACGCCCAAGCGAGCGGAGGAGACGCGGCTCGTTGGCTCGAGATGCATGGCGGTCGATCGATCCAGGTTGATCGCAAGACGGGCGAACCGCGTACGATCTTCGTGAAGCGGGCCTCGGTCTCGGTGACCGGGGGGATCCAGCCGGGCGTCTTACGACGGGCGCTGAAGCCGCAGCACCGTGAGAGCGGCTTGGCCGCCCGCCTCCTGCTGGCGAACCCACCGCGTAAGCCCAAGGTATGGACCGAGGCGGAGCTCGATGCGGATCGGACTGGGGCGGTCCAACAGGTTTTTGAGGGGCTCTACGAGCTGCAGGGGGATCCCAACGGTGACGAGATCGTTCCAATCTCTGTCTCGCTCTCATCGGCGGCCAAGCGGGTCTGGGTCGACTTCTACAACGAGCACGCCGAGGAGTCCGCCATCGAGACGGGCGACTTGGCGGCCGCCTGGGCCAAGCTGGAGGGGATGGCCGCCAGGCTGGCGCTGGTGATCCAGTTAGTGGAGGATGTTCAGACGGGCGTTTCTGGCGGAGAGGTCTCCGTGGAATCGATGCGACGGGGCATCCGGCTGGTCGAGTGGTTCAAGCACGAAACCCGGCGGGCGTACGCCTCGTTCCGCGAGGATGCGGAAGAGCGGGGGGAGGGCGCCGTGGTCGAGAAGCTGATCCAGAAGGGAGGCTCGATGTCCGTACGGGACCTGCAGCGTTGCGGCAAGCGTTGGGAGACCAACGAAGCGGCGACCGGAGCTTTCGAACGTCTAAAGCAGGCGGGCAAAGGTCATTGGGAAGTCGTGCCCACTGGCCCCAAGGGAGGTCGACCGACTCGGCAGTTCGTCCTCGAGCAGGAGGGCGACGACACAACCGGCTTCGATGACGGGGTTTAG
- the xylR_1 gene encoding Xylose operon regulatory protein, translated as MPKQQRIALLIDTATSWGAGLIEGIASYAKENNLAWLFSLEPRGKYEKMLLPEGWKGDGVIARVTHPALAEQLIKLRLPAVNVSWFHFGENLIPRCTCDEAAAAEMAARYFIESGHRQFAYCGSTLRPSYHDRLGDAFVLGLKDLGYGCQRFTPDKERFADLDAEQQLLELSAWLAKLPKPTALLAFDDLQGRQITEACVQAGISVPDHLAVLGGEHDELSSRISSPPLSGVDQGPEEVGFQSAKMLDLMMAGETNQSSSVLLQPRRIITRQSTDQVAVPDEMLAQAIQYIRDHHAGELRISDILHAVPMSRRALEIGFKRYLGRTPREEIRRVRVEKAMALLCDTDIPVTRIASQCGFDRPELLTRAFRRELQATPSDFRRRVAKSR; from the coding sequence ATGCCAAAGCAACAACGCATTGCCCTGCTGATCGACACGGCGACCTCTTGGGGCGCCGGGCTGATCGAGGGGATCGCGAGTTACGCCAAAGAGAACAACCTGGCCTGGCTCTTCTCCCTCGAACCACGAGGGAAATACGAGAAGATGCTGCTCCCCGAAGGGTGGAAGGGTGACGGCGTCATCGCGCGCGTGACCCATCCTGCCCTGGCAGAGCAGCTCATCAAGCTCCGACTGCCGGCCGTGAATGTCTCGTGGTTTCACTTTGGTGAGAATCTGATCCCACGCTGCACCTGCGATGAAGCGGCCGCCGCCGAGATGGCGGCGCGGTACTTCATCGAGAGCGGCCACCGGCAGTTCGCCTACTGCGGATCGACTCTCCGCCCCAGCTACCACGACCGACTCGGTGACGCCTTCGTCCTTGGGTTAAAGGATCTCGGCTACGGATGTCAGCGGTTCACGCCCGACAAGGAGCGCTTCGCCGATCTGGACGCGGAGCAACAGCTCCTAGAGCTCTCCGCATGGCTGGCCAAGCTCCCAAAGCCAACCGCGCTGCTGGCGTTCGACGACCTTCAAGGGCGTCAGATCACCGAGGCGTGCGTGCAGGCCGGCATCTCGGTGCCGGACCACCTCGCCGTCTTGGGTGGTGAGCACGACGAGCTCAGCTCGCGGATCTCGAGCCCCCCCCTCTCGGGCGTTGATCAGGGACCGGAGGAAGTCGGCTTCCAGTCGGCCAAGATGCTAGATCTCATGATGGCGGGGGAAACCAACCAATCCTCAAGCGTTCTGCTGCAACCGCGGAGGATCATCACCAGGCAATCGACCGACCAGGTCGCCGTCCCCGACGAGATGCTCGCGCAAGCCATACAGTACATACGCGACCACCATGCGGGCGAGCTACGCATTAGCGACATCCTGCACGCCGTGCCGATGAGCCGCCGCGCTTTGGAGATCGGTTTCAAGCGCTACCTCGGCCGAACTCCCCGCGAAGAGATCCGGCGAGTGCGAGTCGAGAAGGCGATGGCGCTGCTCTGCGACACCGACATCCCCGTCACTCGGATCGCCTCGCAATGCGGCTTTGACCGACCCGAGTTGCTCACCCGGGCCTTCCGGCGTGAGTTGCAAGCCACCCCGTCGGACTTCCGCCGCCGGGTGGCGAAGAGCCGATAG